One segment of Radiobacillus kanasensis DNA contains the following:
- the panB gene encoding 3-methyl-2-oxobutanoate hydroxymethyltransferase, which yields MKTNLQLQKMKQENEKITMITAYDYPSALTAQEASVDMVLVGDSLGMVVLGYDSTVQVTVDDMIHHGKAVTRAATDTFVVVDMPFMSYHISMEDSLLNARRIFQQTNAQALKLEGASEEVLALTKKLTDAGIPVVSHIGLTPQSVHVLGGFKVQGKDKQAAEKLLRDAQQLEAHGAMAIVLECVPKQLASVITSHVKIPTIGIGAGPDCDGQVLVYHDLVQYGVSRLPKFVKAYEDISSPIRTAIESYIKEVKQQTFPSEDHSYTMNEELLKDL from the coding sequence ATGAAAACAAATCTTCAACTTCAAAAAATGAAGCAGGAAAATGAAAAAATCACCATGATTACGGCGTATGACTATCCATCCGCTCTTACTGCACAAGAAGCCAGTGTGGATATGGTGTTGGTCGGGGATTCCCTCGGAATGGTCGTATTAGGGTATGACTCTACTGTCCAAGTAACCGTAGACGATATGATCCACCATGGGAAGGCAGTAACAAGAGCAGCTACGGATACGTTTGTTGTCGTCGATATGCCCTTCATGTCCTATCATATCTCCATGGAAGATTCCTTACTCAATGCACGTAGAATTTTCCAACAAACGAACGCACAAGCCTTAAAGCTAGAGGGCGCGTCGGAAGAAGTATTGGCCTTGACTAAAAAATTGACGGACGCAGGTATCCCGGTTGTATCCCATATCGGTTTGACCCCTCAATCCGTTCATGTACTCGGTGGCTTTAAAGTACAGGGGAAAGATAAACAAGCAGCTGAAAAACTGTTGCGCGATGCACAACAATTAGAGGCACATGGTGCAATGGCTATCGTGTTAGAATGTGTACCTAAACAACTGGCTTCTGTGATTACGAGCCATGTAAAGATTCCAACAATCGGTATAGGTGCTGGTCCTGATTGTGATGGGCAAGTGTTGGTCTATCATGATCTTGTACAGTATGGTGTCTCAAGGTTACCGAAATTTGTGAAAGCTTATGAAGATATCTCTTCTCCTATCCGAACAGCTATCGAGTCTTACATAAAAGAAGTAAAACAGCAAACGTTCCCGTCAGAAGACCATTCCTATACCATGAATGAGGAGCTTTTGAAGGATTTATAA
- a CDS encoding biotin--[acetyl-CoA-carboxylase] ligase, which produces MENTRQRIINLLEKAKAEYISGQQISNVLEISRTAVWKHMKELEKDGYVIEAIAKKGYKIIESPDKLSVNTIQWGLHTDWLGKQVIHKPVTPSTQTLAQKLAIDGAEHGTVVIADEQTAGKGRLNRAWHSPNQGIWMSLLLRPVVLPYQASQLTLLTATVLVKVIEEITSVRPAIKWPNDIFIGDRKVAGILTEMQSEHDQIQYLIIGIGINVNQKGTDFPEELREKATSIRTETDKEWDMRVIIQHILQDFEKKYEHYIKEGFATIRSIWEDYGYKIGHEVTVKTMQEEQRVKIVGLQEDGSLLVENNGKRTPLYSGEIIW; this is translated from the coding sequence ATGGAGAACACCCGCCAACGAATTATTAACCTTTTAGAGAAAGCAAAAGCCGAGTACATCTCCGGACAACAAATTTCAAATGTTTTGGAAATATCTCGAACCGCTGTATGGAAGCATATGAAGGAATTAGAAAAAGATGGATATGTGATTGAGGCTATCGCCAAAAAAGGCTATAAGATTATCGAATCTCCAGACAAGCTAAGCGTTAACACGATTCAATGGGGACTTCACACCGATTGGTTAGGAAAACAGGTGATTCATAAACCAGTCACCCCTTCCACTCAAACGCTGGCACAAAAACTAGCTATTGATGGAGCCGAGCATGGGACGGTTGTGATTGCAGATGAACAAACTGCAGGAAAAGGTCGATTAAATCGCGCCTGGCATTCACCAAATCAAGGAATTTGGATGAGTCTACTTCTGCGACCAGTTGTACTCCCATACCAAGCGTCCCAGCTAACCTTATTAACCGCGACAGTATTAGTGAAGGTGATTGAAGAAATCACATCGGTAAGACCAGCTATTAAATGGCCAAATGATATATTTATTGGGGATCGAAAAGTAGCTGGAATACTGACAGAGATGCAATCTGAGCATGACCAGATTCAATACTTGATCATCGGTATTGGAATAAATGTTAATCAGAAGGGGACAGACTTCCCTGAAGAACTTAGAGAAAAAGCGACTAGTATTCGAACGGAAACAGACAAAGAATGGGACATGCGTGTGATCATCCAACATATCTTGCAGGACTTTGAAAAAAAGTATGAGCACTACATAAAGGAAGGATTTGCAACCATTCGATCTATTTGGGAAGACTACGGATATAAAATTGGCCACGAAGTAACGGTGAAAACAATGCAAGAAGAGCAACGTGTAAAAATAGTTGGCTTACAAGAAGATGGTTCTTTGTTAGTAGAAAACAACGGGAAACGAACACCGTTATATTCCGGTGAGATTATTTGGTGA
- the panC gene encoding pantoate--beta-alanine ligase, whose product MDVVRSIQALNEQVKAYKQQGKAIGFVPTMGFLHDGHQRLMKKAREQNDIVIVSIFVNPLQFGPNEDYDRYPRDEERDKKVAESENVNLLFLPTVEDMYPNDSSINLQVVSRNEVLCGKRRPGHFDGVVTVLTKLFHLTQPTRCYFGLKDAQQVAVVDSLIHDFNFPIEIVPVSTVREADGLAKSSRNVYLSEQERAEAPSLYQSLEAGRKLVIDGERNPVTIVKGVERFIQSHTHGKIDYVELLSYPDLKPVDYIDGQVILAIAVFFEHARLIDNVIFQREGSKTDVTLGG is encoded by the coding sequence ATGGACGTAGTCCGTAGCATACAAGCATTAAACGAACAGGTGAAAGCTTATAAACAACAAGGGAAAGCAATCGGATTCGTACCAACTATGGGTTTTTTACACGATGGTCATCAACGTTTAATGAAAAAAGCGAGAGAACAAAACGATATCGTGATTGTCAGTATTTTTGTAAATCCCCTACAGTTTGGACCAAATGAGGATTACGATCGGTATCCTCGGGATGAAGAACGTGATAAAAAAGTAGCGGAAAGCGAGAACGTTAATCTTTTATTTCTTCCAACTGTTGAAGACATGTACCCAAACGATTCATCCATTAACTTGCAGGTCGTGAGTAGAAACGAAGTGTTGTGTGGGAAAAGACGACCGGGGCACTTTGATGGTGTCGTGACCGTATTAACGAAGCTGTTTCATCTGACCCAGCCTACTAGATGTTACTTTGGACTAAAGGATGCCCAACAGGTTGCGGTCGTGGACAGTTTGATTCATGACTTTAATTTTCCAATAGAAATCGTGCCCGTGTCCACTGTCAGGGAAGCGGATGGCTTGGCCAAAAGTAGTCGGAATGTTTACTTGAGTGAACAAGAACGAGCGGAAGCTCCAAGCCTTTACCAATCGTTGGAAGCGGGAAGAAAACTTGTTATTGACGGGGAACGAAATCCTGTTACAATTGTTAAGGGTGTGGAACGATTCATCCAGAGCCATACTCATGGTAAAATAGATTATGTGGAACTATTATCTTATCCGGATCTAAAACCGGTCGACTATATAGACGGACAGGTTATACTAGCTATTGCTGTTTTCTTTGAACATGCTAGGCTTATTGATAATGTTATTTTTCAAAGGGAAGGAAGTAAAACAGACGTTACATTAGGGGGATAA
- the bshA gene encoding N-acetyl-alpha-D-glucosaminyl L-malate synthase BshA has protein sequence MKRIGITCYPSVGGSGVIATELGKMLAAHGYQVHFITSSIPFRLNVANPNIFFHEVEVNHYPVFQYPPYDLALANKMAEVIDTEQLDILHVHYAMPHAICAILAKQMAKRDVKIVTTLHGTDITVLGIDKSLKKMIKHGIEQSDVVTAVSHSLVKQTKEMLDIEKEIQVVYNFVDESEYHVREDRDEWKKKYDILPDEKVLIHISNFRKVKRVEDIVYAFEKISAKIPSKLLLVGDGPDYSEIRQLVHMLGLSEKVLFLGRQNNVANILAMADLKLLLSEKESFGLVLLEAMACGVPCIGSNAGGIPEVIEDGINGFITEIGNIDQVVERAIQLLTDSTLHRTFSANGLNKVKEEFHSTTILKQYIRTYEA, from the coding sequence ATGAAGCGAATTGGAATTACGTGTTATCCATCTGTCGGGGGCTCAGGAGTTATTGCCACCGAACTTGGTAAAATGTTAGCAGCACACGGTTATCAAGTGCATTTTATTACATCCAGTATTCCTTTTCGATTAAATGTTGCGAACCCGAACATTTTTTTTCATGAAGTAGAAGTGAACCATTACCCGGTTTTTCAATATCCACCGTATGATCTTGCGTTAGCTAATAAAATGGCTGAAGTCATCGATACGGAGCAACTAGATATCTTACACGTGCATTATGCAATGCCGCATGCGATATGTGCGATATTAGCTAAGCAAATGGCAAAGCGAGATGTTAAGATCGTAACAACGCTTCACGGTACGGATATTACGGTGCTTGGTATTGATAAAAGTCTGAAGAAAATGATTAAACACGGGATTGAGCAATCTGATGTCGTAACCGCTGTTTCTCACAGTTTAGTAAAGCAGACAAAGGAAATGTTAGATATTGAAAAAGAGATTCAAGTGGTCTATAACTTTGTAGATGAATCCGAGTATCACGTAAGAGAAGATCGCGATGAATGGAAGAAGAAATACGATATACTACCGGATGAAAAAGTTCTCATACATATTTCCAATTTTCGAAAAGTGAAACGAGTAGAAGATATCGTATATGCCTTTGAAAAAATTTCAGCTAAGATCCCTTCTAAGTTATTGCTCGTTGGAGACGGACCTGATTATTCAGAAATTCGTCAGCTCGTCCACATGCTCGGGTTAAGCGAGAAGGTACTCTTTTTAGGCAGACAAAATAATGTTGCAAACATTCTCGCCATGGCAGATTTAAAATTGTTGCTTTCAGAAAAAGAAAGCTTTGGACTAGTCTTGTTAGAAGCGATGGCATGTGGGGTTCCTTGCATAGGTTCTAATGCAGGAGGAATTCCAGAAGTGATTGAGGATGGTATAAATGGATTTATTACGGAAATCGGAAATATTGACCAGGTGGTTGAAAGAGCCATTCAATTGCTGACCGATTCCACACTTCATCGAACCTTTTCTGCAAATGGTTTGAACAAAGTGAAAGAAGAGTTTCACTCTACAACGATCCTGAAGCAATACATCCGAACATACGAGGCCTGA
- the panD gene encoding aspartate 1-decarboxylase, translated as MLRTMMKAKIHRARVTEANLNYVGSITIDQDIIDQVGILPHEKVQIVNNNNGARLETYVIAGERGSGVVCLNGAAARLVQKDDVVIIVSYAMVSNEELAAFKPKVALMNEDNSIADVIEEEPPLTIL; from the coding sequence ATGCTACGTACCATGATGAAAGCAAAAATTCATCGAGCACGTGTCACCGAAGCCAATTTAAATTACGTGGGAAGTATTACTATTGACCAGGATATTATAGATCAAGTGGGCATCTTACCGCACGAGAAAGTACAAATTGTAAATAACAACAATGGTGCACGATTAGAAACCTATGTGATTGCAGGGGAAAGAGGATCTGGAGTCGTTTGTTTAAATGGTGCGGCTGCCCGATTGGTCCAGAAGGATGATGTGGTGATCATTGTTTCCTATGCGATGGTTTCCAATGAAGAATTGGCGGCATTTAAGCCAAAAGTGGCTTTAATGAATGAGGATAACTCGATTGCGGATGTTATAGAAGAAGAACCTCCGTTAACGATATTATAA
- a CDS encoding CCA tRNA nucleotidyltransferase, which yields MNTGFQKGKKIIETLKDNGYEAYFVGGYVRDFLLKRKTNDIDIATSAKPEQVQEIFPKVIPVGIEHGTVIVRMQGESFEVTTFREESSYSDFRHPDQVQFVHEIEKDLSRRDFTMNAIAMDETGNLFDPFNGQADLTNQQIRTVREPSLRFQEDPLRIMRAARFVSQLGFHVEPNSKKAMKEYGPLLANISIERIVQEFEKLLAGRFVERGLQLFFETRLASQIPVIQESGNIQDRIRALSKPLGHIRELLTLCHFLDDTIGIRVFGQKWKLSRHTQREAEQLVTATYYFQEHGLDAWMIYQLPASLDESFIRVLDVLNNHTISLDSVLEIRRQLPIKERKQLSINGTDLASWFPQKQKGPWIGMWTEAIEHAVVIGKQRNDKKKIKEWVLSHGEHPPTNY from the coding sequence ATGAACACAGGCTTTCAAAAAGGAAAAAAAATCATAGAAACATTAAAAGACAATGGGTATGAAGCTTATTTTGTTGGTGGATATGTTCGGGATTTTCTGTTAAAAAGGAAGACGAATGACATTGACATTGCAACATCAGCAAAACCGGAACAAGTTCAAGAAATTTTCCCGAAAGTGATCCCAGTTGGGATTGAACATGGGACGGTTATCGTACGTATGCAAGGGGAGTCGTTTGAAGTAACTACGTTCCGAGAGGAGAGTAGTTACTCGGATTTTAGACATCCAGATCAGGTTCAATTTGTACATGAAATTGAGAAAGACTTGTCACGGCGTGATTTTACGATGAATGCTATCGCGATGGATGAGACAGGTAATCTTTTCGATCCATTTAATGGGCAAGCTGACTTAACTAATCAACAGATTCGTACGGTAAGGGAGCCGTCATTACGTTTTCAAGAAGACCCCTTACGCATCATGCGCGCTGCACGTTTTGTTAGTCAATTAGGATTTCATGTTGAACCTAATTCAAAAAAAGCAATGAAGGAGTATGGACCCTTATTAGCAAACATTTCGATCGAACGAATTGTACAAGAGTTTGAAAAGCTTTTGGCTGGTCGGTTTGTGGAACGTGGATTACAGCTATTTTTCGAAACAAGACTTGCATCACAGATCCCTGTCATACAGGAATCAGGCAATATCCAAGATCGGATAAGGGCTCTTTCTAAACCATTAGGACATATTCGTGAGTTGCTAACTCTCTGCCACTTTTTAGATGATACTATTGGAATTCGTGTTTTTGGCCAAAAGTGGAAGCTTTCTAGACATACCCAAAGGGAAGCAGAACAGCTCGTAACTGCTACTTACTATTTTCAGGAACATGGTCTTGACGCTTGGATGATTTATCAGCTACCAGCTTCTTTAGACGAGAGCTTTATCCGTGTTCTTGATGTATTAAACAATCATACAATCTCATTGGACAGTGTGTTAGAAATTCGACGACAATTACCGATAAAAGAAAGAAAACAGTTGAGTATCAATGGCACTGACCTTGCTAGTTGGTTTCCCCAAAAACAAAAAGGTCCTTGGATTGGCATGTGGACGGAAGCCATTGAGCATGCTGTAGTAATTGGAAAACAACGAAACGATAAAAAGAAGATAAAGGAGTGGGTGCTAAGTCATGGAGAACACCCGCCAACGAATTATTAA